In Prosthecobacter sp. SYSU 5D2, one genomic interval encodes:
- a CDS encoding NAD(P)/FAD-dependent oxidoreductase produces MTSYQELGPGLSGAGTHRATLLEILVRAMQAAGATIHWGTPLEKLTRDSTGRPLLQDAHGHRHGPYDLLLICDGASSSLRAQSGVPARVSRYPWGALWFIGLRTPEFDPHVLWQSVSGTRQLNGYLPTGTRDDLLSLFWSLRLDAIPEWRTQPLEKWKRQVLFLAPQAEAFLQQIESHDQMAAAAYSDVVMRQWHGERVVMLGDAAHALSPQLGQGVNLALMDAAALGDALTEHPLPAALAQYSATRRRHLRFYQFATRWTTPFFQSGLLPLGWLRDLAFPILHTLPYMRRQMTATMAGGKLGPFAQMQLQPSPARLPSSTLTRSGEDQSAPRVRFHCMSTNAQHPSDSPVFDVPAQPIEVLTLGESLEAEFPDIPGEEIRQAIETAQKETSFANDLITLKSRVREIIRR; encoded by the coding sequence TTGACCTCTTATCAAGAGCTGGGTCCGGGACTTTCCGGCGCAGGTACCCACCGGGCCACCCTGCTGGAAATACTTGTCAGGGCCATGCAGGCCGCCGGGGCGACCATTCATTGGGGAACGCCCCTGGAAAAACTGACGCGCGACAGCACCGGCCGCCCCCTCCTTCAAGACGCCCATGGTCACCGCCACGGCCCGTATGATCTGCTGCTGATCTGCGATGGCGCCAGCTCCTCCCTGCGTGCACAGAGCGGCGTGCCCGCGCGTGTCAGCCGCTATCCGTGGGGTGCCCTGTGGTTCATCGGCCTTCGCACACCGGAGTTTGATCCGCACGTTCTCTGGCAGTCCGTGAGCGGCACTCGTCAGCTCAACGGCTACCTGCCCACCGGCACTCGGGATGACCTTTTGAGCCTGTTTTGGAGCCTCCGTCTGGATGCGATTCCTGAATGGAGAACCCAGCCCCTGGAAAAGTGGAAAAGGCAGGTCCTTTTCCTGGCACCGCAGGCAGAGGCTTTTTTGCAGCAGATCGAATCCCATGACCAGATGGCCGCCGCAGCCTACTCCGATGTGGTGATGCGCCAGTGGCATGGGGAGCGGGTGGTGATGCTGGGGGATGCCGCGCATGCGCTCAGCCCGCAGCTTGGCCAGGGCGTGAACCTGGCCCTCATGGATGCCGCCGCACTGGGAGATGCCCTCACGGAGCATCCGTTGCCCGCGGCCCTGGCCCAGTATTCCGCCACGCGTAGGCGGCACCTCCGTTTTTATCAGTTCGCCACCCGCTGGACCACGCCGTTTTTCCAGTCCGGCCTCCTGCCTCTCGGATGGCTGCGCGACCTCGCCTTTCCCATTCTTCACACCCTCCCTTACATGCGCAGGCAGATGACCGCCACCATGGCCGGCGGCAAGCTCGGCCCCTTTGCCCAAATGCAACTCCAGCCCAGCCCTGCCCGCCTCCCCTCCTCCACCCTGACCAGGAGCGGAGAAGACCAGTCCGCCCCGCGGGTGCGATTTCATTGCATGAGCACCAATGCCCAGCACCCGTCTGATTCCCCCGTCTTCGACGTTCCCGCCCAACCCATTGAAGTCCTGACTTTAGGCGAATCTCTCGAAGCCGAATTCCCGGACATTCCCGGCGAAGAAATCCGGCAAGCCATCGAAACCGCCCAAAAAGAAACCAGTTTTGCAAACGACCTGATCACCCTCAAATCGCGAGTGCGAGAGATCATCAGGAGGTGA